A single window of Oerskovia paurometabola DNA harbors:
- a CDS encoding Na+/H+ antiporter subunit E — protein MSLHRRRGPLAGGWFGRLTAQWRTVVWLTVVWVMLWGELSWGNVLAGILLASLLITFMPLPSIATSGTVRPWPLLVLVARFVADLVVASFQVSMQAFKLRHTPHGAVVGVRLRNPSDIYMTITSELSSLVPGSLVIEAHRLTGMLYLHVLDLDAAGGADKVRQDTLDLEARVLRAFASNDELKAAGLYHHPGETPEPAGATASGGTTGAPGAPGADGAARRTERRTDRGEGQR, from the coding sequence ATGAGCCTGCACCGTCGTAGAGGCCCGCTCGCGGGCGGCTGGTTCGGGCGCCTCACCGCGCAGTGGCGCACCGTCGTCTGGCTGACCGTCGTGTGGGTCATGCTGTGGGGCGAGCTGTCGTGGGGCAACGTCCTCGCGGGGATCCTCCTCGCGAGCCTGCTCATCACGTTCATGCCGCTGCCGTCCATCGCGACGAGCGGCACCGTGCGCCCCTGGCCCCTGCTCGTGCTCGTCGCCCGGTTCGTCGCCGACCTCGTGGTCGCGTCCTTCCAGGTGAGCATGCAGGCGTTCAAGCTACGCCACACCCCGCACGGGGCCGTGGTCGGCGTGCGCCTGCGCAACCCCTCGGACATCTACATGACCATCACGTCCGAGCTCAGCTCGCTCGTGCCCGGCTCGCTCGTCATCGAGGCGCACCGCCTCACGGGGATGCTGTACCTGCACGTGCTCGACCTCGACGCCGCAGGCGGCGCGGACAAGGTCCGTCAGGACACGCTCGACCTCGAGGCCCGCGTGCTGCGCGCGTTCGCGTCCAACGACGAGCTCAAGGCCGCCGGGCTGTACCACCACCCGGGCGAGACTCCCGAGCCCGCGGGCGCGACGGCGTCGGGCGGGACCACCGGGGCACCCGGGGCACCCGGGGCCGACGGCGCCGCTCGCCGGACCGAACGTCGTACCGACCGAGGGGAGGGGCAGCGATGA
- a CDS encoding Na+/H+ antiporter subunit D — protein sequence MNLTYGFATLVPLPVVLPLFAAGLALALWRHPRAQHIISVAALSLVLAASIGLLVGADNGPIVVDVGEWAAPVGIDLVADRLSALMLTVSSFVLLCVLLYSLGQGVADGHDKAPVSIYHPTYLVLAAGVANAFLSGDLFNLYVGFEILLAASYVLLTLGGTGERIRAGSIYVVVALLSSVIFLVAIALTYAATGTVNLAQLAERLPDVDPGVRMTLQLLLLLAFGIKAAIFPLSAWLPDSYPTAPAPVTAVFAGLLTKVGVYAIIRTQTLLFPDNRLDTVLMWLALLTMVIGILGAVAQNDIKRLLSFTLVSHIGYMIFGISMASEAGMAASIFYVVHHITVQTTLFLVVGLIERRGGSTSLDKLGGLAKIAPGLAILFFIPAMNLAGIPPLSGFLGKVGLLQEGVAQGTPLTWALVVGSVVTSLLTLYAIVKAWNKAFWQTAPVELPSTGTPRGMVGPTTALVAFGLALTFAAGPLYSYAERAAGNLMQPSTYVDAVFPDDSGRGQGVSSDLVEEEQGGEGS from the coding sequence ATGAACCTCACCTACGGCTTCGCGACCCTCGTCCCGCTGCCCGTGGTCCTGCCGCTGTTCGCGGCGGGCCTCGCGCTCGCGCTCTGGCGCCACCCGCGCGCCCAGCACATCATCTCCGTCGCCGCGCTGTCCCTGGTGCTGGCGGCCTCCATCGGTCTGCTCGTCGGGGCGGACAACGGCCCCATCGTGGTCGACGTCGGGGAGTGGGCCGCCCCTGTCGGCATCGACCTGGTCGCCGACCGGCTCTCGGCGCTCATGCTCACGGTGTCGAGCTTCGTGCTGCTGTGCGTCCTGCTCTACTCGCTGGGGCAGGGCGTCGCGGACGGGCACGACAAAGCACCCGTCTCGATCTACCACCCGACCTACCTGGTCCTTGCCGCGGGGGTCGCGAACGCGTTCCTCTCGGGCGACCTGTTCAACCTCTACGTGGGCTTCGAGATCCTGCTCGCGGCGTCGTACGTCCTGCTGACCCTGGGCGGGACGGGCGAACGCATCCGCGCAGGGTCGATCTACGTGGTCGTCGCACTCCTGTCGTCCGTGATCTTCCTCGTCGCGATCGCGCTCACCTACGCCGCGACGGGCACGGTCAACCTGGCCCAGCTCGCCGAGCGCCTGCCCGACGTGGACCCCGGGGTCCGCATGACGCTCCAGCTCCTGCTGCTGCTCGCGTTCGGGATCAAGGCGGCGATCTTCCCGCTCTCGGCCTGGCTCCCGGACTCGTACCCGACGGCGCCCGCGCCCGTCACGGCCGTGTTCGCGGGGTTGCTGACCAAGGTCGGCGTCTACGCGATCATCCGCACCCAGACGCTGCTGTTCCCGGACAACCGGCTCGACACGGTCCTCATGTGGCTCGCGCTGCTGACCATGGTCATCGGCATCCTGGGTGCCGTGGCGCAGAACGACATCAAACGTCTGCTGTCGTTCACGCTCGTCAGCCACATCGGGTACATGATCTTCGGCATCTCGATGGCGTCGGAGGCCGGGATGGCGGCGTCGATCTTCTACGTCGTGCACCACATCACCGTCCAGACCACGCTGTTCCTCGTGGTCGGGCTCATCGAGCGGCGAGGCGGCTCCACGTCCCTGGACAAGCTGGGCGGTCTCGCGAAGATCGCCCCGGGGCTCGCGATCCTGTTCTTCATCCCCGCGATGAACCTCGCGGGCATCCCGCCGCTGTCGGGCTTCCTCGGCAAGGTCGGGCTGCTCCAGGAGGGCGTCGCCCAGGGCACGCCGCTCACGTGGGCGCTCGTCGTGGGCAGCGTCGTGACGTCGCTGCTGACGCTCTACGCGATCGTGAAGGCGTGGAACAAGGCGTTCTGGCAGACGGCCCCGGTCGAGCTGCCGTCGACCGGCACGCCGCGAGGCATGGTCGGGCCGACGACGGCGCTCGTCGCCTTCGGCCTGGCCCTCACGTTCGCCGCCGGGCCGCTGTACTCGTACGCCGAGAGGGCCGCCGGGAACCTCATGCAGCCCTCGACCTACGTCGACGCGGTCTTCCCCGACGACTCCGGTCGCGGGCAAGGGGTCTCGAGCGACCTCGTCGAGGAGGAGCAGGGAGGTGAGGGGTCATGA
- the mnhG gene encoding monovalent cation/H(+) antiporter subunit G, which yields MSWTLVADVVAAIFLLCGAFLAFAAGVGVVRFPDLLARMHAATKPQVLGLILVLIALGLRLRSWSAVGMLVLVVIFQLMTSPVAAHMVGRAGYRTGKVRPDLLVLDDLTADQEAADREKDVADREKDVADREKADGKGPAEGDAGTRRG from the coding sequence ATGAGCTGGACCCTGGTGGCCGACGTCGTCGCCGCGATCTTCCTGCTGTGCGGGGCGTTCCTCGCGTTCGCCGCCGGTGTGGGCGTCGTGCGGTTCCCGGACCTGCTCGCGCGCATGCACGCCGCGACCAAGCCGCAGGTGCTGGGACTGATCCTCGTGCTGATCGCGCTCGGGCTGCGGCTGCGGAGCTGGTCGGCCGTGGGCATGCTCGTGCTCGTCGTGATCTTCCAGCTCATGACGTCGCCCGTCGCCGCGCACATGGTGGGCCGTGCGGGCTACCGGACCGGGAAGGTCCGCCCCGACCTGCTCGTGCTCGACGACCTCACGGCGGACCAGGAGGCGGCGGACCGCGAGAAGGACGTCGCGGACCGCGAGAAGGACGTCGCGGACCGCGAGAAGGCGGACGGCAAGGGGCCCGCCGAGGGTGACGCCGGAACCCGCCGAGGGTGA
- a CDS encoding TM2 domain-containing protein, translating to MSENPYQQQPTDPAAGADPYGTSGGAPQQPAYGAPTEPYAQQPAYGEQPAYGEHSAYGTDPYAQQPGYGYGAPQQGYQQGYQQPYGAYGAQQPGYYEDPNAKSRLAAGLLGIFLGSLGIHRFYLGYTGIGVAMLLISVLSFGFLAPLVGIWGLVEGILYLTSKSGQYSVDSTGRPLRS from the coding sequence TTGTCCGAGAACCCGTACCAGCAGCAGCCCACCGATCCTGCGGCTGGAGCGGACCCGTACGGCACGTCCGGTGGGGCGCCGCAGCAGCCCGCGTACGGGGCACCGACCGAACCGTACGCCCAGCAGCCGGCGTACGGCGAGCAGCCCGCGTACGGGGAGCACTCGGCCTACGGCACGGACCCTTACGCCCAGCAGCCCGGGTACGGGTACGGAGCCCCCCAGCAGGGCTATCAGCAGGGGTACCAGCAGCCGTACGGCGCGTACGGCGCCCAGCAGCCGGGCTACTACGAGGACCCGAACGCGAAGTCACGGCTCGCGGCCGGTCTGCTCGGCATCTTCCTGGGGTCGCTCGGCATCCACCGCTTCTACCTCGGGTACACCGGGATCGGCGTGGCGATGCTGCTGATCTCGGTCCTGTCGTTCGGCTTCCTGGCGCCGCTCGTCGGGATCTGGGGTCTCGTCGAGGGCATCCTCTACCTGACGTCCAAGAGCGGTCAGTACTCGGTCGACTCCACGGGCCGCCCGCTGCGCAGCTGA
- a CDS encoding monovalent cation/H+ antiporter complex subunit F — protein sequence MIVVVLVCAVLLASAATLAVVRAEKGPSMLDRTIALDVFTTTLVGTIALEAAWSRRTETIPILVVLSLVGFVGSVTIARFASVEPEGEGRIKTREEIAAEEAERLAAEEGEQDKAADPEHGAEHEPDALHEVEEAAAPEVGGSTGPEEARS from the coding sequence ATGATCGTCGTCGTCCTCGTCTGCGCCGTGCTCCTCGCCTCGGCCGCGACGCTCGCCGTCGTCCGGGCCGAGAAGGGCCCGTCGATGCTCGACCGCACCATCGCGCTCGACGTCTTCACGACGACGCTCGTCGGCACCATCGCGCTCGAGGCCGCCTGGTCCCGGCGCACCGAGACCATCCCGATCCTCGTCGTCCTCTCGCTCGTGGGCTTCGTCGGGTCCGTGACCATCGCGCGGTTCGCGTCCGTCGAGCCCGAGGGCGAAGGGCGCATCAAGACCCGCGAGGAGATCGCCGCCGAGGAGGCCGAACGCCTCGCGGCCGAAGAGGGCGAGCAGGACAAGGCCGCTGACCCCGAGCACGGCGCGGAGCACGAGCCCGACGCGCTGCACGAGGTCGAGGAGGCCGCGGCCCCCGAGGTCGGCGGCTCGACCGGACCCGAGGAGGCACGCTCATGA
- a CDS encoding Na+/H+ antiporter subunit A produces the protein MLYLLVAHLAMALGAPALVSVLGRKAFLVMALAPASAAVYALSWTTRVMDGVHPTEVTQWVPGLGLELAFRMDTLSWLMLLLVGGVGALVLVYCSAYFSPTASGLGRFGAVLTAFAGAMVGLVTSDDMLLLFIFWELTTVFSYLLIGHYADRKASRRAAMQAIVVTTAGGLAMLVGVVILGVQGGTFRLSEIIADPPTGGAVTAAIVCLLAGAASKAALIPLHFWLPAAMAAPTPVSAYLHAAAMVKAGVYLVARFAPAYSDTTVWRTIVIVLGVGTLLLGGYRALRQHDLKLVLAFGTVSQLGLIVLLVGLGTRSAALAGLAMIGAHAMFKASLFLVVGVVDAATGTRDLRRLTGVGRALPLTALAGGLATASMIGLPPLAGYVAKEAALESLLHGEGPAWVNTVVLIGVVVGSMFTVAYGVRFFWGAFATKRHVAAAVARANEHVRVDAVTKDAAAQGSPTPPAAATQRGPGLAPDDAPIDPARIHRQPALLVWPALVLALLGLATALVPHFGEDLLAPYADTYPVGEPGHLVLWAGFTPALGLTVLILGVGAVLFWQRNAVERFQASLWTGPEADRTYRRIMRRLDDFAADVTAVTQRGSLPFYLGAILVVLVAGPGLLMFIGGQWPEQVKPWDRPAQVAAVAAICVASILAARSRRRLKAVILVGIAGYGNAMLFLLHGAPDLALTQVLVETITLVVMVLVLRRLPPYFSNRPLVASRWVRLGLGVAVGVVMMGFALTVPLARVASPISLDFPAEAFIHGYGKNIVNVTLVDIRAWDTMGEISVLLVAATGVASLVFLRTRSGEILRERNATSSGGATPGIWANEEDPGAALRRRGVDQATEAGKQPRMLVWLSAGRTLAPQRRSVIFEVVTRVLFHSMIVFAIFLLFSGHNAPGGGFAAGLVVGIALIVRYLAGGRYELGEAAPVHPGLLLGTGLFLSVGVGLIGLFMGKSVLLSTAIDISLPLIGTVHLVTSLFFDVGVFLVVVGLVLDILRTLGAEIDRQAEASAREDAGPMEAMEPDQIGGGRR, from the coding sequence GTGCTCTATCTGCTCGTTGCGCATCTGGCAATGGCACTCGGCGCGCCCGCACTCGTGTCGGTGCTGGGCCGCAAGGCGTTCTTGGTGATGGCCCTCGCGCCCGCCTCCGCCGCTGTCTACGCCCTCAGCTGGACCACGCGCGTCATGGACGGCGTGCACCCCACCGAGGTCACCCAGTGGGTGCCCGGCCTGGGGCTCGAGCTCGCCTTCCGCATGGACACCCTGTCGTGGCTCATGCTGCTGCTCGTCGGTGGCGTGGGCGCGCTGGTCCTCGTGTACTGCTCGGCCTACTTCTCTCCCACCGCCTCGGGACTCGGCCGCTTCGGGGCCGTGCTCACCGCGTTCGCGGGAGCCATGGTCGGCCTCGTCACGTCCGACGACATGCTGCTCCTGTTCATCTTCTGGGAGCTCACGACCGTCTTCTCCTACCTGCTGATCGGTCACTACGCGGACCGGAAGGCGAGCCGGCGCGCCGCGATGCAGGCCATCGTCGTGACCACGGCCGGTGGTCTGGCGATGCTCGTGGGCGTCGTGATCCTGGGGGTCCAGGGAGGGACGTTCCGCCTCTCGGAGATCATCGCGGACCCGCCGACGGGGGGCGCCGTGACCGCGGCGATCGTCTGTCTCCTGGCCGGTGCGGCGAGCAAGGCCGCGCTCATCCCGCTGCACTTCTGGCTCCCCGCGGCCATGGCCGCGCCCACCCCGGTCAGCGCCTACCTGCACGCCGCGGCCATGGTCAAGGCCGGTGTCTACCTCGTCGCGCGCTTCGCCCCCGCGTACTCCGACACCACGGTCTGGCGCACGATCGTCATCGTCCTGGGCGTCGGCACGCTGCTCCTGGGTGGCTACCGGGCGCTGCGCCAGCACGACCTCAAGCTCGTCCTGGCGTTCGGCACCGTGAGCCAGCTCGGCCTGATCGTCCTGCTCGTGGGCCTCGGGACGCGGTCCGCCGCGCTCGCGGGCCTCGCGATGATCGGCGCGCACGCCATGTTCAAGGCGTCGCTCTTCCTCGTGGTCGGCGTGGTCGACGCCGCGACGGGTACCCGCGACCTGCGCCGGTTGACGGGCGTCGGGCGCGCGCTGCCCCTGACCGCGCTCGCCGGCGGGCTCGCGACCGCGTCCATGATCGGCCTGCCCCCGCTCGCGGGGTACGTCGCGAAGGAGGCCGCGCTCGAGTCGCTCCTGCACGGCGAGGGGCCGGCCTGGGTGAACACGGTCGTGCTGATCGGCGTGGTCGTGGGCTCGATGTTCACGGTCGCGTACGGGGTGCGGTTCTTCTGGGGAGCGTTCGCGACCAAGCGGCACGTCGCCGCGGCGGTGGCTCGTGCCAACGAGCACGTCCGGGTCGACGCCGTCACCAAGGACGCGGCGGCGCAGGGCTCGCCCACGCCGCCGGCGGCCGCCACGCAGCGCGGCCCGGGACTCGCGCCCGACGACGCCCCGATCGACCCCGCGCGCATCCACCGGCAGCCGGCGCTCCTCGTGTGGCCGGCCCTGGTGCTGGCCCTCCTCGGACTCGCGACGGCCCTGGTGCCGCACTTCGGCGAGGACCTGCTCGCGCCCTACGCCGACACGTACCCGGTCGGCGAGCCGGGCCACCTGGTCCTCTGGGCGGGCTTCACCCCTGCCCTGGGGCTCACGGTCCTGATCCTCGGGGTCGGTGCCGTGCTGTTCTGGCAGCGCAACGCGGTCGAGCGGTTCCAGGCGTCCCTGTGGACGGGCCCCGAGGCCGACCGCACGTACCGGCGGATCATGCGCCGCCTCGACGACTTCGCGGCCGACGTCACCGCGGTCACCCAGCGTGGCTCGCTGCCGTTCTACCTCGGCGCGATCCTCGTCGTCCTGGTCGCCGGGCCCGGTCTGCTGATGTTCATCGGCGGGCAGTGGCCCGAGCAGGTCAAGCCCTGGGACCGCCCGGCGCAGGTCGCCGCGGTGGCCGCCATCTGCGTCGCGTCGATCCTCGCCGCCCGGTCCCGTCGCCGCCTCAAGGCCGTGATCCTCGTCGGGATCGCCGGGTACGGCAACGCGATGCTGTTCCTGCTCCACGGTGCGCCGGACCTCGCGCTGACCCAGGTCCTGGTCGAGACCATCACGCTCGTCGTCATGGTGCTCGTGCTGCGCCGCCTGCCTCCCTACTTCTCCAACCGCCCGCTCGTCGCGTCGCGGTGGGTACGCCTGGGGCTGGGCGTCGCGGTGGGCGTCGTCATGATGGGCTTCGCCCTGACGGTGCCGCTCGCACGCGTCGCGAGCCCCATCTCGCTCGACTTCCCGGCCGAGGCCTTCATCCACGGCTACGGCAAGAACATCGTCAACGTGACGCTCGTGGACATCCGTGCGTGGGACACCATGGGCGAGATCTCGGTGCTGCTGGTCGCGGCGACCGGCGTCGCGTCGCTCGTGTTCCTGCGCACCCGCAGCGGCGAGATCCTGCGCGAGCGCAACGCGACGTCGTCGGGGGGCGCCACCCCTGGCATCTGGGCCAACGAGGAGGACCCAGGGGCCGCGCTGCGCCGTCGCGGGGTCGACCAGGCCACCGAGGCGGGCAAGCAGCCGCGCATGCTCGTGTGGCTCAGCGCCGGGCGGACGCTCGCCCCGCAGCGACGGTCGGTCATCTTCGAGGTCGTCACGCGCGTGCTCTTCCACTCGATGATCGTGTTCGCGATCTTCCTGCTGTTCTCGGGGCACAACGCACCCGGTGGCGGGTTCGCGGCCGGGCTCGTCGTCGGGATCGCGCTCATCGTGCGATACCTCGCCGGCGGGCGGTACGAGCTCGGCGAGGCCGCGCCGGTCCACCCGGGCCTGCTGCTCGGCACCGGGCTGTTCCTGTCCGTCGGGGTCGGGCTGATCGGCCTGTTCATGGGCAAGAGCGTCCTGCTGAGCACCGCGATCGACATCAGCCTGCCGCTCATCGGGACCGTCCACCTGGTCACGTCCCTGTTCTTCGACGTCGGGGTGTTCCTCGTCGTCGTGGGCCTGGTGCTCGACATCCTGCGCACCCTCGGCGCAGAGATCGACCGGCAGGCCGAAGCCTCCGCCCGGGAGGACGCAGGACCCATGGAAGCGATGGAACCGGACCAGATCGGAGGGGGGCGACGATGA
- a CDS encoding TOBE domain-containing protein has product MPHYRIREAADLLGVSDDTVRRWVDAGDLDATLDGSGRKVVDGAQLAEWAVRTAQSAPDPSGVARSARNRFVGIVTGVVSDTVMSQVEMLCGGQRVVSLMSTEAVHELGLEPGSLAVAVVKATTVIVETPGGLA; this is encoded by the coding sequence ATGCCGCACTATCGGATCAGGGAAGCAGCCGACCTGCTCGGCGTCAGTGACGACACCGTGCGGCGCTGGGTCGACGCCGGAGACCTCGACGCGACGCTCGACGGCTCCGGTCGCAAGGTCGTCGACGGCGCGCAGCTCGCCGAGTGGGCTGTCCGCACCGCGCAGTCCGCGCCCGACCCCTCGGGCGTCGCCCGCTCCGCCAGGAACCGGTTCGTCGGCATCGTCACCGGCGTCGTCAGCGACACCGTGATGTCCCAGGTCGAGATGCTGTGCGGCGGACAGCGCGTCGTGTCCCTCATGAGCACCGAGGCCGTCCACGAGCTCGGTCTCGAACCGGGGAGTCTCGCCGTCGCCGTCGTCAAGGCCACCACCGTGATCGTCGAGACGCCAGGAGGCCTCGCGTGA
- the modA gene encoding molybdate ABC transporter substrate-binding protein: MTRTFPFRTAPRTTTHPAARPALRTLTAGTTALLVAALAGCAAPSGTADPGDTGSAPAAEQTLTVLAAASLRDVFADLATDFEADHDGVTVALSFAGSADLADQLLAGSPGDVFASADTTNMGRVVEGGDAADPVVFATNTLTVVVPAGNPGGITSFADLAREDLKVVVCAAEVPCGAATAKVEAAAGTAVHRVSEEASVTDVLAKVTAGEADAGLVYVTDATLAGDDVEVVDVPETKTVLNTYPIAVTSGAADAALAQEWLDLVTGPVGQAALAKAGFGAP; this comes from the coding sequence GTGACCCGCACCTTCCCCTTCCGCACCGCCCCCCGCACCACGACGCATCCCGCCGCACGCCCCGCCCTGCGCACGCTCACCGCGGGGACCACCGCCCTGCTGGTGGCCGCGCTCGCGGGGTGCGCGGCGCCGTCGGGCACTGCGGACCCCGGAGACACCGGCTCCGCGCCCGCCGCCGAGCAGACGCTCACCGTGCTCGCCGCCGCCTCGCTGCGCGACGTGTTCGCGGACCTCGCCACGGACTTCGAGGCCGACCACGACGGCGTGACCGTCGCCCTGTCGTTCGCAGGGTCGGCCGACCTCGCCGACCAGCTCCTCGCCGGGAGCCCCGGCGACGTGTTCGCGTCGGCAGACACCACGAACATGGGGCGCGTCGTCGAGGGCGGCGACGCCGCCGACCCCGTGGTCTTCGCGACCAACACCCTCACGGTCGTCGTGCCCGCCGGGAACCCTGGCGGCATCACGTCGTTCGCGGACCTGGCGCGCGAGGACCTCAAGGTCGTCGTGTGCGCCGCCGAGGTGCCCTGCGGGGCCGCGACCGCCAAGGTCGAGGCCGCCGCCGGGACCGCCGTCCACCGCGTGAGCGAGGAGGCGAGCGTGACGGACGTGCTCGCCAAGGTCACGGCCGGGGAGGCCGACGCCGGGCTCGTCTACGTCACCGACGCGACCCTCGCGGGCGACGACGTCGAGGTGGTCGACGTCCCCGAGACGAAGACCGTCCTGAACACCTACCCGATCGCCGTGACCTCCGGCGCCGCGGACGCCGCACTGGCACAGGAGTGGCTCGACCTCGTGACCGGGCCCGTCGGCCAGGCCGCGCTCGCGAAGGCGGGCTTCGGGGCGCCGTGA
- a CDS encoding PadR family transcriptional regulator, with translation MSEGAVRSSAATARRRGNPLALAVLAQLGDKPMHPYEIARVLKDGRKDESVRLNYGSLYSVITALVRDGFIEPAGTEQDGNRPQRTVYRLTGAGREEVDDWMRSLLETPVKEFPQFMAALSFMQVLAPDDAATLLRTRLVALRVAVSRLEDDLERRVEEVPAPFTAETEYELALLLAELRYTEVLVRRLGDGTLRGLDAWGTSAVDEAVPAL, from the coding sequence ATGTCGGAGGGTGCAGTGCGCAGCAGCGCGGCCACGGCCCGCCGCCGCGGGAACCCGTTGGCGCTCGCGGTCCTCGCCCAGCTCGGCGACAAGCCCATGCACCCCTACGAGATCGCGCGCGTGCTTAAGGACGGCCGCAAGGACGAGTCCGTCCGGCTGAACTACGGCTCGCTCTACTCGGTCATCACGGCACTGGTGCGCGACGGGTTCATCGAGCCCGCGGGCACCGAGCAGGACGGGAACCGGCCCCAGCGGACCGTCTACCGGCTCACGGGGGCCGGGCGCGAGGAGGTCGACGACTGGATGCGCAGCCTGCTCGAGACCCCGGTCAAGGAGTTCCCGCAGTTCATGGCGGCGCTCAGCTTCATGCAGGTCCTCGCGCCCGACGACGCCGCCACCCTCCTGCGCACCCGTCTCGTGGCGCTGCGGGTCGCCGTCAGCCGGCTCGAGGACGACCTGGAACGCCGCGTCGAGGAGGTCCCGGCCCCCTTCACCGCCGAGACCGAGTACGAGCTCGCGCTGCTCCTCGCCGAGCTGCGGTACACCGAGGTCCTGGTCCGTCGCCTGGGGGACGGCACGCTGCGCGGCCTCGACGCCTGGGGGACGAGCGCGGTCGACGAGGCGGTCCCTGCCCTGTAG
- the dcd gene encoding dCTP deaminase, protein MLLSDRDITAEIDAQRVRLDPYDPAMLQPSSIDVRLDKFFRLFDNHKYPFIDPSTDQPDLTRLVEVEPGEPFILHPGEFVLGATFEQVSLPDDVAARLEGKSSLGRLGLLTHSTAGFIDPGFSGHVTLELSNVATLPITLWPGMKIGQLCFFRLSSASEHPYGSSIYGSRYQGQRGPTASRSWQNFHRTDV, encoded by the coding sequence GTGCTCCTCTCCGACCGCGACATCACTGCCGAGATCGACGCCCAGCGGGTCCGCCTGGACCCCTACGACCCTGCGATGCTCCAGCCGTCGAGCATCGACGTGCGGCTCGACAAGTTCTTCCGGTTGTTCGACAACCACAAGTACCCGTTCATCGACCCGTCGACGGACCAGCCGGACCTGACGCGCCTGGTCGAGGTCGAGCCGGGCGAGCCGTTCATCCTGCACCCGGGCGAGTTCGTCCTGGGCGCGACCTTCGAGCAGGTCTCCCTGCCCGACGACGTCGCGGCCCGTCTCGAGGGCAAGTCCAGCCTGGGCCGCCTCGGTCTCCTCACGCACTCGACGGCCGGGTTCATCGACCCGGGTTTCAGCGGTCACGTGACGCTCGAGCTGAGCAACGTCGCGACGCTCCCGATCACGTTGTGGCCGGGCATGAAGATCGGCCAGCTGTGCTTCTTCCGCCTGTCGTCGGCCTCGGAGCACCCGTACGGATCGTCGATCTATGGTTCTCGGTACCAGGGCCAGCGCGGGCCGACGGCCTCGCGTTCCTGGCAGAACTTCCACCGCACCGACGTGTGA
- a CDS encoding Na(+)/H(+) antiporter subunit C, with product MTPSLILVLAIGVLFATGIYLLLERSLTRVLIGFILIGNGANLMFLVAGGRAGGAPLIGTTPPDQMSDPLVQAMVLTAIVITLGLTAFVLAMAYRSWQLHGHDEVQDDLEDRRVARHAARNAPAFEDSDTEESGETLDDEASQVFDETDGDGDGETDSRGERPSEKDAPASGRPGTGGGEGR from the coding sequence ATGACCCCGAGCCTGATCCTCGTGCTCGCGATCGGCGTGCTGTTCGCGACCGGTATCTACCTGCTCCTCGAGCGCAGCCTGACCCGCGTGCTGATCGGGTTCATCCTCATCGGCAACGGCGCGAACCTCATGTTCCTCGTCGCCGGTGGGCGTGCCGGGGGCGCACCCCTCATCGGGACGACGCCCCCTGACCAGATGAGCGACCCGCTCGTCCAGGCGATGGTGCTGACGGCCATCGTCATCACCCTGGGCCTCACGGCCTTCGTGCTCGCCATGGCCTACCGGTCGTGGCAGCTGCACGGTCACGACGAGGTGCAGGACGACCTCGAGGACCGCCGGGTCGCGCGCCACGCTGCGCGCAACGCCCCGGCCTTCGAGGACTCCGACACCGAGGAGAGCGGAGAGACCCTGGACGACGAGGCCTCGCAGGTGTTCGACGAGACCGACGGCGACGGGGACGGGGAGACCGACTCCCGCGGCGAGCGTCCGAGCGAGAAGGACGCCCCGGCGTCGGGCAGGCCCGGCACCGGAGGAGGTGAGGGCCGATGA